In Nicotiana tabacum cultivar K326 chromosome 2, ASM71507v2, whole genome shotgun sequence, the following proteins share a genomic window:
- the LOC107807302 gene encoding uncharacterized protein LOC107807302 — MEIDNPPPTEKPATTLPAKPNFQPLKAHEISDGQVQFRKVTVPQHRYTPLKKAWLEIYNPIYEQMKIDIRMNLKKRRVELKTRPDTPDISNLQKSADFVHAFMLGFDTCDAVALLRLDELYVDSFEIKDVKTLRGEHLSRAIGRLSGKGGKTKFAIENATKTRIVIADTKIHILGSFTNIKIARDSLCSLIMGSPAGKVYSKLRSVTARLNEMF; from the coding sequence ATGGAAATCGACAATCCTCCTCCGACAGAGAAACCGGCGACAACACTACCGGCAAAGCCCAATTTCCAACCTCTAAAAGCCCACGAAATCTCCGACGGCCAAGTTCAGTTCCGGAAAGTCACAGTCCCACAGCACCGCTACACTCCGTTAAAAAAAGCCTGGCTTGAAATCTACAATCCAATCTACGAGCAGATGAAAATCGACATCCGAATGAACCTCAAAAAACGTCGGGTTGAGCTCAAAACCCGACCCGACACGCCCGACATCAGCAACCTCCAAAAATCCGCCGACTTCGTTCACGCTTTCATGCTAGGGTTTGACACGTGTGATGCCGTAGCATTGCTCCGTCTCGACGAGTTGTACGTTGATTCGTTTGAGATTAAGGATGTGAAGACGCTGCGTGGCGAGCATTTGTCTAGGGCTATTGGGAGATTGTCGGGGAAAGGAGGGAAGACGAAGTTTGCTATAGAGAATGCGACGAAGACGAGAATTGTGATTGCGGATACTAAGATACATATATTGGGATCGTTTACGAATATTAAAATTGCTAGGGATTCGCTTTGTAGCCTTATTATGGGGTCTCCTGCTGGTAAGGTTTATTCTAAGCTTCGATCTGTTACTGCCCGATTGAATGAAatgttttaa
- the LOC107831677 gene encoding 2,3-bisphosphoglycerate-independent phosphoglycerate mutase-like, which yields MGSSGDAWKLKDHPKLPKGKTVAVIVLDGWGEAKPNEFNAIHVAETPVMDSLKNGAPEKWRLIKAHGNAVGLPTEDDMGNSEVGHNALGAGRIFAQGAKLVDLALASGKIYEGEGFKYVKECFEKGTLHLIGLLSDGGVHSRLDQVQLLLKGAAEHGAKRIRVHALTDGRDVLDGSSVGFMETLENSLAQLREKGIDAQVASGGGRMYVTMDRYENDWDVVKRGWDAQVLGEAPHKFKDPVEAVKKLRQEPNANDQYLAPFVIVDDNGKPVGPILDGDAVVTFNFRADRMVMLAKALEYENFDKFDRVRVPKIRYAGMLQYDGELQLPSHYLVSPPEIDRTSGEYLVRNGVRTFACSETVKFGHVTFFWNGNRSGYFNEKLEQYVEIPSDSGITFNVKPKMKALEIAEKTRDAILSGKFDQVRVNLPNGDMVGHTGDIKATIEACKSADEAVKMILDAIEQVGGIYLVTADHGNAEDMVKRNKKGEPALDKNGNIQILTSHTCEPVPIAIGGPGLAPGVRFRQDLPTGGLANVAATFMNLHGYEAPSDYESSLIEVVDN from the exons ATGGGAAGTTCAGGAGATGCATGGAAATTGAAAGACCACCCTAAACTTCCAAAGGGAAAGACAGTAGCTGTGATTGTTTTGGATGGTTGGGGTGAGGCTAAACCTAATGAGTTTAATGCTATCCATGTTGCTGAAACTCCTGTTATGGACTCCCTCAAGAAT GGTGCTCCTGAAAAATGGAGATTGATTAAGGCACATGGTAATGCAGTGGGACTGCCCACAGAGGATGATATGGGTAACAGTGAGGTTGGTCACAATGCTCTTGGTGCTGGAAGGATCTTTGCTCAAGG TGCAAAGCTTGTTGATCTGGCCCTTGCCTCTGGTAAAATCTATGAGGGAGAAGGTTTCAAGTACGTTAAAGAATGTTTTGAAAAAGGAACTTTGCACCTCATTGGACTCTTGAGTGATGGGGGTGTCCACTCCAGGCTTGATCAAGTGCAG TTGTTGCTGAAAGGTGCTGCTGAGCATGGTGCCAAAAGAATTCGTGTCCACGCCCTCACTGATGGGCGTGATGTTCTAGATGGTTCTAGTGTGGGCTTCATGGAGACTCTTGAGAATTCTCTTGCACAATTACGTGAAAAAGGTATTGATGCCCAGGTTGCATCTGGTGGAGGTCGCATGTATGTTACCATGGATCGATATGAG AATGACTGGGATGTCGTTAAAAGAGGTTGGGATGCTCAAGTTCTTGGTGAGGCTCCACACAAGTTCAAGGATCCTGTTGAAGCAGTTAAAAAGTTGAGGCAGGAACCCAACGCCAATGATCAGTACTTAGCCCCTTTTGTTATTGTTGACGATAATGGAAAGCCCGTTGGGCCTATTTTGGATGGTGATGCTGTTGTGACTTTCAACTTCAGAGCTGATCGTATGGTCATGCTCGCAAAGGCCCTTGAATACGAGAACTTTGATAAATTTGATCGTGTACGAGTCCCTAAAATCCGTTATGCTGGTATGCTCCAATATGATGGTGAGTTGCAGCTTCCCAGCCACTACCTTGTTTCCCCTCCAGAGATTGACAGGACATCTGGGGAGTACCTAGTGCGCAATGGTGTTCGGACTTTTGCTTGCAG TGAGACTGTTAAATTTGGTCATGTCACCTTCTTTTGGAACGGAAACCGCTCCGGGTATTTTAACGAGAAATTGGAACAGTATGTAGAAATTCCAAGTGACAGTGGGATTACATTTAACGTTAAGCCAAAAATGAAGGCGCTGGAGATTGCTGAAAAGACTAGAGATGCCATCCTTAGCGGGAAATTTGACCAG GTACGTGTGAACCTACCTAATGGTGATATGGTGGGGCATACTGGTGATATCAAAGCAACGATTGAAGCTTGCAAGTCCGCTGATGAGGCTGTCAAG ATGATCCTTGACGCTATTGAACAAGTTGGTGGAATATATCTCGTTACTGCTGACCATGGAAATGCTGAAGATATGGTTAAGAGAAATAAGAAGGGAGAGCCAGCTCTTGACAAGAACGGGAATATTCAGATACTCACTTCTCACACTTGCGAACCT GTTCCTATTGCAATTGGTGGTCCTGGACTGGCACCCGGTGTGAGATTCCGCCAAGATCTCCCTACTGGTGGGCTTGCTAACGTCGCTGCAACCTTTATGAATCTGCATGGCTACGAGGCACCAAGTGATTACGAGTCAAGCTTGATTGAGGTTGTTGACAACTAG